Proteins from a single region of Streptomyces glaucescens:
- a CDS encoding LacI family DNA-binding transcriptional regulator, translating into MTTRLADIAAQAGVSEATVSRVLNGKPGVAATTRQSVLAALDVLGYERPVRLRQRSAGLVGLITPELENPIFPALAQVIGQALTRQGYTPVLATQTPGGSTEDELTEMLVDRGVAGIIYVSGLHADTTADMQRYEQLRAQGVPFVLVDGFSPKVQAPFISPDDRAAMTLAVTHLVSLGHTRIGLALGPKRFVPVQRKIDGFVRAVQDQLGLPATVIESELIQHSLYTLEGGQAATMALIDRDCTAVVCASDMMALGAIRAARQLGLEVPRDVSVVGFDDSPLIAFTDPPLTTVRKPVPAMGQAAVRTLLEEIGGTPAPHSEFVFMPELVVRGSTASAPGDRNRP; encoded by the coding sequence GTGACCACACGGCTTGCGGACATCGCTGCGCAGGCGGGGGTGAGCGAAGCGACCGTCAGCCGCGTCCTCAACGGGAAGCCCGGCGTCGCCGCCACCACCCGCCAGTCCGTGCTGGCCGCACTCGACGTGCTCGGCTACGAGCGCCCCGTGCGGCTGCGGCAGCGCAGCGCCGGCCTGGTCGGGCTGATCACGCCCGAGCTGGAGAACCCGATATTCCCGGCCCTCGCCCAGGTCATCGGACAGGCGTTGACCCGGCAGGGCTACACCCCCGTGCTCGCCACCCAGACCCCCGGCGGCTCGACCGAGGACGAGCTGACCGAGATGCTGGTGGACCGGGGGGTCGCGGGCATCATCTACGTGTCGGGACTGCACGCCGACACCACCGCCGACATGCAGCGCTACGAGCAGCTGCGGGCGCAGGGGGTGCCGTTCGTCCTGGTCGACGGCTTCTCGCCGAAGGTGCAGGCACCGTTCATCTCCCCCGACGACCGGGCGGCGATGACCCTCGCGGTCACGCACCTGGTCTCCCTCGGCCACACCAGGATCGGGCTGGCCCTCGGCCCGAAGCGGTTCGTTCCGGTGCAGCGGAAGATCGACGGGTTCGTCCGGGCCGTGCAGGACCAGCTGGGACTGCCCGCCACGGTGATCGAGTCGGAGCTGATCCAGCACTCGCTGTACACCCTGGAGGGCGGCCAGGCCGCCACCATGGCGCTGATCGACCGGGACTGCACCGCGGTGGTCTGCGCCAGCGACATGATGGCGCTGGGCGCCATACGCGCGGCCCGCCAGCTCGGCCTGGAGGTGCCCCGGGACGTCTCCGTCGTCGGCTTCGACGACTCCCCGCTGATCGCCTTCACCGATCCGCCGCTGACCACGGTCCGCAAGCCGGTGCCGGCCATGGGCCAGGCCGCGGTGCGCACGCTGCTGGAGGAGATCGGCGGGACGCCCGCGCCGCACAGCGAGTTCGTGTTCATGCCGGAGCTGGTGGTGCGCGGTTCGACCGCTTCGGCCCCCGGGGACCGGAATCGTCCGTAA
- a CDS encoding phosphatase PAP2 family protein: MSETTVTTPEGRAAAVPQTVADDAAEGSGQSAPKVLRRLRAPRRPRLWFEILLIAVSYWTYSLIRNAVPEQKAQALRNADWIWKAEQQLGIAVEQSVNHTINAVTWLIVGMNYYYATLHFVVTLGVLVWLYRSHPGRYAATRLALFATTGVALVGYYLFPLAPPRLMNGEGFIDTVLVHQTWGSMASGDLKNMSNQYAAMPSMHIGWSLWCGLTLFALAGVPWVRVLGLLYPTATLVVIVATANHFWLDAVGGVLCLAFGYGVVRVWYGALPHALPRLVHTPAPRALLPTKA, from the coding sequence ATGAGTGAGACGACCGTGACGACCCCGGAAGGCCGAGCAGCGGCCGTTCCGCAGACCGTCGCGGACGATGCCGCGGAGGGATCGGGACAGAGCGCGCCGAAGGTGCTGCGCCGTCTGCGCGCACCGCGCCGTCCGCGGCTGTGGTTCGAGATCTTGCTGATCGCGGTGAGTTACTGGACGTACTCGCTGATCCGCAACGCCGTGCCCGAGCAGAAGGCGCAGGCGCTGCGCAACGCGGACTGGATCTGGAAAGCCGAGCAGCAGCTCGGGATAGCCGTCGAGCAGTCGGTCAACCACACGATCAACGCCGTGACTTGGCTGATCGTGGGCATGAACTACTACTACGCGACGCTGCACTTCGTGGTGACGCTCGGCGTGCTGGTGTGGCTCTACCGCAGCCATCCCGGCCGCTACGCCGCGACCCGCCTGGCACTGTTCGCGACGACCGGCGTCGCGCTGGTCGGCTACTACCTGTTCCCGCTCGCCCCGCCCCGCCTGATGAACGGCGAGGGCTTCATCGACACGGTCCTGGTCCACCAGACCTGGGGATCGATGGCCTCCGGCGACCTGAAGAACATGTCCAACCAGTACGCCGCGATGCCGTCGATGCACATCGGCTGGTCCCTGTGGTGCGGACTGACCCTCTTCGCGCTGGCCGGCGTCCCGTGGGTGCGGGTGCTCGGCCTGCTCTACCCCACGGCCACCCTGGTCGTCATCGTCGCCACCGCCAACCACTTCTGGCTGGACGCGGTGGGCGGCGTCCTGTGCCTGGCCTTCGGCTACGGGGTGGTCCGCGTCTGGTACGGCGCCCTCCCGCACGCCCTGCCGAGGCTGGTGCACACGCCCGCGCCCCGGGCCCTCCTGCCGACCAAGGCCTGA
- a CDS encoding LysR family transcriptional regulator, whose translation MQVLRAVVAGGSVTAAAARLGYTPSAVSQQIAALEKEAGAELLERVGRGVRPTAAGLLLTEHADAIARRVAEAETALADLLAGRTGRLSVRYFATAGAALVAPAVARLRELHPGVQVELRLADPRDPLPDVREGRADLALVVGRPEPAGEGVQDGVRLLRLLDDPYLAVLPKGHPLAARRSLDLAELAEEPWVGSEWPGPCLDAQLAACAAAGFQPRFVVDSEDYVTAQGFVAAGLGVTLIPRLGLGGRHPDVVVRRLKAPEPSRTILAALRPAAPAQPALTAFLEALREAAGSGPALP comes from the coding sequence ATGCAGGTGCTGCGGGCCGTGGTCGCCGGCGGCTCGGTGACCGCGGCGGCGGCCCGGCTCGGGTACACGCCCTCCGCGGTCAGCCAGCAGATCGCGGCGCTGGAGAAGGAGGCGGGCGCGGAGCTGCTGGAGCGGGTGGGGCGCGGGGTGCGGCCCACGGCGGCGGGCCTGCTGCTGACCGAGCACGCCGACGCGATCGCCCGGCGGGTCGCCGAGGCCGAGACCGCGCTCGCCGATCTGCTGGCGGGGCGCACGGGCCGGCTCTCGGTGCGGTACTTCGCGACGGCGGGGGCCGCGCTGGTGGCGCCGGCGGTGGCGCGGCTGCGGGAACTGCACCCGGGGGTGCAGGTGGAGCTGCGGCTGGCCGACCCCCGGGACCCGCTGCCGGACGTGCGCGAGGGCCGGGCCGACCTGGCCCTGGTGGTGGGCCGGCCGGAGCCCGCCGGGGAGGGCGTCCAGGACGGCGTGCGGCTGCTGCGGCTGCTGGACGACCCGTACCTCGCCGTCCTGCCCAAGGGGCACCCGCTGGCGGCCCGGCGCAGCCTGGACCTGGCGGAACTGGCGGAGGAGCCGTGGGTGGGCAGCGAGTGGCCGGGACCCTGCCTGGACGCCCAGCTCGCGGCCTGCGCGGCGGCGGGCTTCCAGCCCCGGTTCGTCGTCGACAGCGAGGACTACGTCACGGCCCAGGGGTTCGTCGCGGCGGGCCTGGGCGTCACCCTGATCCCGCGCCTCGGTCTCGGCGGCCGGCACCCGGACGTCGTCGTACGCCGTCTGAAGGCGCCGGAACCGTCCCGCACCATCCTGGCCGCCCTGCGTCCCGCGGCGCCCGCGCAGCCGGCCCTGACGGCGTTCCTGGAGGCACTGCGCGAGGCGGCGGGGAGCGGGCCGGCGTTGCCGTAG